AGAGGTGATTGAGACCGCGATCTCTGCGATGCAGCAAGTTCTCGCGATGGACTTCAAGGCTTCAGACGTCGAAGTCGGAGTCGTCACCAAAGAATATCCCGCATTCAGGTGAGGAGACAACCGACACTCTCATCCGCCTGTCAAAAAGTGTCCGTGGCGGTGAGCGTTCGAAGCGGCTTCAGAAAGCTCTGAAATATATCCACACTGATGTGCAGGCTTTCGTGAGCTATcgcgtgtatatatatatatatatatatatatatgtatctttGTGCGTTAGGCACTCCGCCCTGCCGAAGAGCGCTGACGCGCATCGGGAGTCGTTCCTGTGTGAAGCCGGTGCCTCCATGATTTGTTTGCCTTCGTTCTGAGTCGAAATTTGAAGGCCACCAACGGGGAACCCCGTAGGCGACCTGTGAGGACAAACGTACGCACgtctgtgtgtttttttttttttccaggATCCTATCGGAGCAGGAAGTAGAAGATCACCTGACGTCGATCGCGGAGAGAGAGTAGAGGACTCTGGCGTTTTAGTTTCGAGATCGCGAACCCTTTTGCAACATTGTCTATCGTCTCGTCCCTCTCTTTGTATTTTCTGATCGTGCCTCCGCACACCACACGCCGGAAGCTAGACTGAGCGATCCCTCCGTTTTCAAAAACTTTTTTGCTGCAAGCTATCTCAATGTGCACCTACTTGTGCGCACATACGCGCGCGTACATGGGGCATAtgtatgcgtatatatatgtctatattGTGGGCGTGCGTATGTGTATACGCTTAtttttgtatatatatgtgtctATTAAAACACACGTTAGCGCTGGGGGGTATCCCAAGTTCGGGACAGGGTGGCGTGTCCGCCGCTGACCGGCCTGGCAGCCTTCGTGGAGCCTAAAGCATCTCACCGGAGACAAGGAATCCGCTCGCCACGGAAGAGgacagagagcgcgcggAATGCAGAGTTTTCTCATGTGATCAGGCAGACGTAGATAGTCCTTGCGCACAGGGTCAGCCGCAAGAATCCAGGTGCCGCACGCACACCACGGCTCGCCACAGAGGTTTTAGCGCATTGGGCGTTTAGGGCAGAACAAGATGCACAATCCAACTTGTTTTTTCCGCTCCATGGGGCGGCCCACTCATTCAAGACGCCAGCCGCATCCCGCGGTTGCCGGTGTCGCAGCGCCGTTGAGGCTCACTGCTGGAAAAAGTCTCCTTGTGTGTCACGAGTGAAAAGCGTGTCAATACGCAGGGGAACCGAAAGCTCTCGTGTGGATACACCGCCCTGTCTCAGGCTtgctgaggcggcagcggctcggTGAGGAGGCAGATGCGCAGCTGAAGCTGGTGCGGTGAGCCAACGAGGAATCGAGTTGATGCGCAGAAACTAGGGCTTCATGGAAACGTGCGTAATTTGGTCGGCACACGGCAGCGCCGATCGGCAATCGaacgcgccgtcggcgcggagacctctGTGCTTTAACGCAGTTTCTGCGAAAAACCCGATAGCGAAACAGGGCGGTCTTCGAATCGAAACGACCGAAACCAAGCACACGCTTTCCTCGCTCGTAGCTTCGCGACTCTCACGGCGCAGGTGCCTCCCGCGGATGCGTGTCTAGGAGGTCTCAAGCCCAGATGTGCAGCCCATCGGAACTCAGTATGCCCCCCTGTGGCGACGTCGTGTGAAATGTGTCGGCCCGCTCTAATTTTCTACTCACTCTCAGGAGCTGCTGTCGAGCGTCTTACTGCTCAAAGGCGTCGCTCCGCTGCAGACCCTTCCCGCCTCAGAAGTCCCGCGCGGGGAAAATGACAGCGTATtgggaggagaggcgagccgTTCCACGCTCGAATTGCAAGACAGTTTCTGGTTAGCGGATTCTCCTTCTTCACATCGGGGCTAGCCGTCGCTTTTTTTAGGACGAACTGCCGGAAGTGTGCTCTTGGGTTGGGGGGTCGTGCGTTTGAGGCTCAACAGTGTCTACCCCGCGAAAAATTTTGGTCTTCTCCTGAGACGGACGGCCTCCTGACGGCTCGAATCGTGAAAAACTCATAAATACAACGGGCGTGTGAATCCGTCGGTTCAGTTTCGCGTATGAAACGAAGGCCCATTCGGTGGCATCGGATGGAGGCGTGCCGTGCGTTGTGCGTCGCGGTGTCTCCAGTCCCGCTTCGCCCGGGCACATGCGCGGCATTGTCTGTCTAACGCGCAGATTTGCAGAGTCTTTCTCCTGCTGAACGGCCTCGGAAGGCGAAGCTTGAATTGCAAAACCGGAAAACCACGCTTAAGACAATAGATCCCCAGTTTCCTTTCGGTCAAGTGCGTACAGctccgctgcagcgtcgtcgctcgcgcgcgcccatTGGCGAAACCGTCCGCTGGGTCCGGGAAGTTGTTTTACGCCTTGAATAATCCCAGCCTCGCGCCTTGCTGCGTTTTTCTTTGCTCTGTAAGAGTGTTGATGAGGCTCTGGCTTTTGTTTAGGGAAACTCGGCTCTTTCTCCGCGGTAATCGGAGTGTGCACGACATTCCCCCCTAGGTTCGCGGTAAACAGCGTCGGCCTTCGCTTCAGTTCGTTCAGATTCCGCACAGAAGAAGCCCCCAGGCAAAATGACGGCCTCGAAGGATATCTCTCAGCTCCACGGCTCCATAGTCGCTTTGATCACCCCCATGAAGGCGGAGTCTCCGCACGCCGTGGATGTTGAGGTAAGGGACAGAGCTGTGTGTTGTCTTCGCACTCTGGATAATTATCCGAATCGACCGTATCGTTTGAAAGCGGCATTCTGTGCAGCAGAAAACAGGTGACACACAGCGATTCCACCCCGGAGGTTCGGGATGACCGGCATCGGATTGGTTAGCCCACTGAACCGATTGGTACGCCCGTCTCCCGCGGACTCAGTGGCGGTCTGTCGAAACTTCTACGACGCATGGGTACATGACCCGGTTCTGTGTGCGACCTCCCTTCCGTGTGCAGGCCCTGAAAAAGCTGGTGGACTGGCACGTCGCGGAGGGTACAGATGCGATCGTTGCCATGGGGACGACAGGAGAATCTCCAACGCTGACGTGTGAAGAATGGGCAACAGTGGTGAGCACTGTCGTtagcgcagcagcaggccgcgtGCCTGTGATAGCGGGAACAGGCACGAACTGCACAGCGACCGCAGTCGAGAAAAcaaagaaggcgcagcaacTAGGTGCAGACGCAGCCCTCGTCGTGACGCCGTACTACAACAAGCCTACGCAAGAAGGGTTGTTCCAGCACTACTGCGCCGTTGCGGCGGCCGTCCCCGGTTTCCCCATCATTACGTACAATGTGCCTGGCCGCACGTCGTGCGATTTGCTGCCTGAGACCATCGCGCGGATTGTGAAGGAAGCGCACAACGTTATCGGCAACAAGGAGGCGTCTGGGAAATTCGAAAGATTCGAGGCCCAGCGGAAACTGCTTGGATCGTCCTTCAAAATACTGAGCGGCGAAGACTGTCAGAGCTGTGATGCCATGCTGGCTGGCGCGTGCGACGGCGTCATCAGTGTCACCTCAAACGTCGTGCCGCGCCAGATGCACCAAATGTGTGAGTTCGCGCTCAAGCGAGAtcgcgcagccgccaagCAAGTCGACGACAAGCTCATGGGGCTGCACAACAACCTTTTCTGCGAACCCAACCCCACAGCTGCGAAATGGCTCCTCGCCGAGATGGGGAAGATTGGACGCGGCATCCGCCTTCCGTTGCTTCCCCTCTCTGAGGCGCACCACGAGAAACTGAGGAATGCCTTGAAAGAGGCTGAAAGCGCCGGAGTGTCATGCTAGGGCTCGTGTTCATTGCACAGCTGAGCCCGATCTGCGTTGGCGGTACAGAGGAAGCCACTAGGTTTTCCAACGAAACTGTGTGTGGGCGCTTGACCCAGGCGCACAAACAGTGTTCATCGCACTAGTTCGCGTCTTGTGAGGCCGCTCATCGTGCGTACGCGTTTCGTCTGGGCGTTCCCCGGACGGAGTTCATACGGCAGTCAAATGCCGTTATGCAGTGCTGCTGTGTGTTTGTCCCTGTCTTCTAAAACGGAGTTTGTTCACGGGACTGCCACGCTAGGTTGACGTACAGTGTCCGTGGAGGCGATTGAATGCCGCGAGCGCACAGCGTATCGTCCGCTCCTGGCGCAAAAAACCTGCGATGATGTGAGCAGAGTTCGATTtgcagagggggggggggaggtggCGCATGCCTTTTCGCTTGCCTCTCGGAGTGCATGTTGCTCAGTGTACCGTTTCAGTAAACCTTGTGCACCGCGGAGGTGTGTCACGGTTGTATGGTCCCTTGGAGCGAATTC
This DNA window, taken from Besnoitia besnoiti strain Bb-Ger1 chromosome III, whole genome shotgun sequence, encodes the following:
- a CDS encoding dihydrodipicolinate synthase (encoded by transcript BESB_046010), coding for MTASKDISQLHGSIVALITPMKAESPHAVDVEALKKLVDWHVAEGTDAIVAMGTTGESPTLTCEEWATVVSTVVSAAAGRVPVIAGTGTNCTATAVEKTKKAQQLGADAALVVTPYYNKPTQEGLFQHYCAVAAAVPGFPIITYNVPGRTSCDLLPETIARIVKEAHNVIGNKEASGKFERFEAQRKLLGSSFKILSGEDCQSCDAMLAGACDGVISVTSNVVPRQMHQMCEFALKRDRAAAKQVDDKLMGLHNNLFCEPNPTAAKWLLAEMGKIGRGIRLPLLPLSEAHHEKLRNALKEAESAGVSC